AGAAAATTCAAGGGTCCATGAATTAGCATTGGATTTAAGTGACTTGGCTGCTCTGGAGTCCAGTTTGCCTAAAATTTTTAGTGATGGCGAATTTGATCGTTACATTTTGATCAATAATGCCGGGTGGATAGGGGATGTAAAACCGATTGGCAAGTTGAACCCAAAGGGGATTAAGGAAGTCATGAACCTGAATTTGCTTGCTCCTATTACCCTTTGTAACGCTTTTGTGAAGAACTATCAAGAAAACAAAGGACAAAAAATCATCATTAACATTAGTTCTGGTGCAGCCAAAAAGCCTCTGGCAGGATGGGGAGAATATTGCAGTTCCAAGGCTGGTTTAGAGATGTTCTCTAAAGTTGCTGGACAGGAACTCAGAAATAAAGGCTTTAGCGTGTTTTCCTTAGCACCAGGGATTGTCGATACAGCAATGCAGGGTGAAATTCGGAATGCAGAACCTGAGGATTTCCCTGCCTTGGATCGCTTTGTTCAGTACAAAACCGAAGGTCTGTTAAGTACTGCGGAGGAGGTTTCTGAAAAAATTCTTCATTTGATCAACCATCCAGAAAAATTTGTAGATGTGGTTCAGGATGTCCGTCAATTTGAGGTTGATTAATGCTTCTTTTTGGGATAATCGATAAACCAAACTTTTGCATTTTGGGGCCCGATTTCATTCCAAGAATTAGTTGCGAATGTAAATCCAAATTGTCCCGAAGTCGGTAAGTTGTCCAATTTTCCGCCTAAGTAGGAAATAAGTTCATTGAGTCCCGGATTATGTCCAACTAAGAAAATGAGGTCTTTGGAATCTTTTTGAAGGTGAATGTATTTGAGTAGTATCGAAGGGGAAGCATGATAGAGGTTCTTTTCGAATTCAATTTCATCCTCGGGGATGCCCAAAATTTCAGCTGTTATTTTAGCAGTTTCTGCGGCGCGAATTGCGGTAGAGCTTAAAATGAGATCAGGGTGGATTGATTTTTCTTTCAATCTTGAGGCCATTTTGGGAGCATCATGGATTCCTCGATCGGCCAAAGGACGATCATGATCCGAAAGCCAAGGTTGGTCCCAAGCCGATTTTCCATGCCGAATCAAAATAATTTTTTTCATTTCGTCAGAAAATAAATGATTATTTTGTTTTTTTTATTCAAATATTTACATTTATCGCGCATTCAATTACAATTTATAACAATTCATTATGTTTACCGGAACAGTAAAATTTTACAATGAAGCCAAAGGTTTCGGATTTATCGTTGATGACGAAACTCAAGGTGATGTATTCGTACATGCCACTGGGTTAGTTGACAAAGTCGCTCAGAACGACAAAGTTACCTATGACATCAAGGATGGAAAAAAAGGACCCAACGCCATCAACGTCAAAAAGGCCTAACATATTCTTTAGAATGTATTAGTATCTGTCCTCCGAAAGTTATTTCGGAGGATTTTTTTGTTTTATAGGGTGTTTTCAATTCGATTTTTAAACCGATGAATCTTGACTCATAAAGTCACTTTGTCGGGGAATGGTACTTTTTTTTATCCTAGAATAAGACAAGTTGTCCTGGAAATTGAGCTGGTATGCATTTTTCATTGGGTTGATTGTAAACAAAAACCAACACAACTATGAAACTTTTACGATTTAATCAGCTGGATTCTCAAGTTCCTGCTTCTTTTTCAGGAATGCTGGATCGAATTTTCTCCGATACTCTTCAGGCAGCCTCTAAGCAATTTACGCCTGCAGTGGATATTTTAGAGGATGAGCTTTCCTATGAAATTCATTTAGCGGTTCCGGGTGTAAAAAAGTCTGATTTTAAAATTGATTTAATCGACGGGAAGCTTTCAGTTTCTGGGGAGCGGAAATTGAATGGAAAACAAGAAGGGAAAACCTTTCATACGCTTGAAACCCAATTTGGGTCTTTCCAACGCTCCTTCTTTATTCCAGAAGACGTTCTTGTAGAAAAAATCGAGGCTAAATATGAGGATGGGATTTTAGTAATTCAACTCCCCAAGACAGTCAAAAAAATCCAAAAGGCTAGTATCCAAGTTCATTGATTTTGAAATCCAAATAACTTGTAGATACAATTTGGGTTTTATTCACAAGCAGCTGAAAAAGGCGGTTAATTGTTGTTAATTTAAACCCTTTGGGAAACCTAAACCCCTTTTAAATCT
Above is a window of Algoriphagus sanaruensis DNA encoding:
- a CDS encoding SDR family NAD(P)-dependent oxidoreductase → MRTLLILTGHSKGLGKAIFDRFLMEDSTQIVAVSRTSLELENSRVHELALDLSDLAALESSLPKIFSDGEFDRYILINNAGWIGDVKPIGKLNPKGIKEVMNLNLLAPITLCNAFVKNYQENKGQKIIINISSGAAKKPLAGWGEYCSSKAGLEMFSKVAGQELRNKGFSVFSLAPGIVDTAMQGEIRNAEPEDFPALDRFVQYKTEGLLSTAEEVSEKILHLINHPEKFVDVVQDVRQFEVD
- a CDS encoding SixA phosphatase family protein, producing the protein MKKIILIRHGKSAWDQPWLSDHDRPLADRGIHDAPKMASRLKEKSIHPDLILSSTAIRAAETAKITAEILGIPEDEIEFEKNLYHASPSILLKYIHLQKDSKDLIFLVGHNPGLNELISYLGGKLDNLPTSGQFGFTFATNSWNEIGPQNAKVWFIDYPKKKH
- a CDS encoding cold-shock protein, translating into MFTGTVKFYNEAKGFGFIVDDETQGDVFVHATGLVDKVAQNDKVTYDIKDGKKGPNAINVKKA
- a CDS encoding Hsp20/alpha crystallin family protein, with product MKLLRFNQLDSQVPASFSGMLDRIFSDTLQAASKQFTPAVDILEDELSYEIHLAVPGVKKSDFKIDLIDGKLSVSGERKLNGKQEGKTFHTLETQFGSFQRSFFIPEDVLVEKIEAKYEDGILVIQLPKTVKKIQKASIQVH